Proteins from one Ananas comosus cultivar F153 linkage group 5, ASM154086v1, whole genome shotgun sequence genomic window:
- the LOC109710231 gene encoding pentatricopeptide repeat-containing protein At1g71490-like, producing the protein MPSPPSLSPLQLLRIQKCFPNAWNQKRFPTPLPLSPSPPPTQETALLSLLRSIEALSFAGHLSDAFAAFSLLLRRSPPAFSLLRPVSSLLRVAASQRALIQGEQLHARIISLGFQTHPILVAKLVSFYCELGLLKEARVVVEGARDARAVPWNLLIRACNRRGFWKDAIFSYKMMCELGVGADVFTYPSVLRACGEVFDLNLGKVIHGCVNKRGLEWDLYVWNSLIGMYVKCEAVDVAREVFDEMGERDVVTWNCMISGYASEGTWEKAFELLQLMPENVRVNTITWNTVLAGNLQMGNYVEVIRLISQMANDGLNVDYVTLVIGLKACSRVENVKVGKEIHGLAIRLGLNEIENITNALITMYSKSRNTNHAYVLFRMSLFRSLVTWNAMLTGFGHMGRVEEASLLFREMIFSCVRLNYVTIITMVLLSAHIENLRYGSGLHCFIIKRGFEGYQLVQNSLVDMYSKSGKMSDARKVFGIIRFRDKIPYTSLILGYGKLGQGITSLKLFDKMVTHGIDPDHITMVAILASCSHSGLVTQGQILFEKMVTVYGIIPKVEHFSCMVDLYCRAGLLKKAEEIIGKMPLRASAAMLATLIEACRVHGNIEIGERAAKKLLNMRSNDPSHYILIGNFYSYARFWPELAMVKSVMRDMGLRNSPSCSWLDKEYGLCRFKLDDMLTQQENSNLMLLGVLSDHMKDDCYAADEEKKYDEAVGG; encoded by the coding sequence ATgccctctcctccctcgctcTCACCGCTGCAGCTTCTCCGCATCCAAAAGTGCTTCCCCAACGCATGGAACCAGAAGCGCTTCCCCACTCCGCTTCCTCTCTCCCCTTCCCCACCGCCCACGCAGGAAAccgctctcctctctctcctacGCTCCATCGAAGCCCTCTCCTTTGCGGGCCACCTCTCCGACGCCTTCGccgctttctctctcctcctacGCCGCTCTCCTCccgctttctctctcctccgccccgtctcctccctcctccgcgTCGCCGCTTCACAACGAGCCCTAATTCAAGGTGAGCAGCTCCACGCGCGCATCATCTCTCTAGGGTTCCAAACCCACCCAATTTTGGTCGCCAAACTCGTGTCCTTCTACTGCGAGCTTGGTTTGTTGAAGGAAGCTCGCGTCGTCGTCGAAGGAGCGAGGGATGCGCGAGCTGTGCCGTGGAATTTGTTGATTAGGGCTTGTAATCGCAGGGGGTTCTGGAAAGATGCCATTTTTAGCTACAAAATGATGTGCGAATTGGGCGTGGGGGCGGATGTGTTCACGTACCCGTCGGTCCTCAGGGCTTGTGGGGaagtgtttgatttgaatttggggAAAGTGATACATGGGTGTGTAAATAAAAGAGGTTTGGAGTGGGATTTGTATGTGTGGAATTCGCTGATTGGGATGTATGTGAAGTGCGAGGCGGTGGATGTTGCGAGGGAAGTGTTTGATGAAATGGGTGAGAGAGATGTTGTTACTTGGAATTGTATGATTTCTGGGTATGCATCAGAGGGGACGTGGGAGAAGGCTTTTGAGTTGCTACAACTGATGCCGGAGAATGTGCGAGTCAATACGATTACTTGGAACACTGTACTTGCGGGGAATTTGCAAATGGGTAATTATGTAGAGGTGATTAGACTGATCTCACAAATGGCAAATGATGGATTAAATGTTGATTACGTTACGCTTGTAATCGGTTTGAAAGCATGCTCTAGGGTTGAGAACGTGAAGGTTGGTAAGGAGATTCACGGATTGGCCATTCGTCTAGGTCTAAATGAGATTGAGAATATTACAAATGCTTTGATCACAATGTACTCCAAGAGTCGGAACACGAATCATGCTTACGTTTTATTTAGGATGAGTTTGTTTCGGAGTTTGGTGACTTGGAATGCCATGCTAACGGGATTTGGGCATATGGGCCGAGTAGAGGAGGCTTCTTTGCTGTTTAGGGAAATGATTTTTTCCTGTGTAAGGCTAAATTACGTAACTATCATAACTATGGTTTTGCTTAGTGCACATATAGAGAATTTAAGATATGGAAGTGGATTACATTGCTTTATAATCAAGCGAGGATTTGAGGGCTATCAATTAGTACAAAATTCTCTTGTAGACATGTACTCCAAATCAGGAAAGATGTCAGATGCCCGTAAGGTGTTCGGCATAATTAGGTTTCGTGATAAGATACCGTACACTTCATTAATTTTGGGTTATGGGAAATTAGGGCAGGGAATTACTTCACTGAAGCTATTTGATAAGATGGTCACCCATGGGATCGATCCAGATCACATCACAATGGTGGCTATCCTCGCATCATGTAGTCACTCTGGACTAGTAACTCAAGGTCAAATCCTATTTGAAAAGATGGTTACTGTATATGGGATTATACCTAAAGTAGAGCATTTCTCTTGCATGGTCGATTTGTACTGTCGAGCAGGTTTGTTAAAGAAGGCGGAAGAGATAATTGGTAAAATGCCGCTAAGGGCTAGTGCCGCTATGCTAGCGACACTTATTGAGGCTTGTCGTGTTCATGGGAACATTGAGATTGGGGAGCGCGCCGCAAAGAAGCTGTTAAATATGAGGTCGAATGATCCTAGTCACTATATATTGATTGGTAACTTCTATTCATATGCTAGATTTTGGCCGGAGCTAGCTATGGTCAAATCGGTTATGAGAGATATGGGTTTAAGGAACAGTCCTAGTTGTTCTTGGCTGGATAAGGAGTATGGTTTATGTAGATTCAAGTTAGATGATATGTTAACCCAACAGGAAAACAGCAACTTAATGCTCTTGGGAGTGTTGTCTGATCACATGAAAGATGATTGCTATGCTGCTGATGAAGAAAAGAAGTATGATGAGGCGGTTGGTGGATAG
- the LOC109710233 gene encoding putative pentatricopeptide repeat-containing protein At5g52630: MRHRPATASSDLAAAFDRVRHILRGGAAPDHHLHLHSALPAALSAASYSSPDPSPSPGLQLHALALRAGLLSSPFVTTSLVALYARRPDPAAARGVLDSAPAPRDPAPWNALLAGLSRRGLFPDALDAFVEMRQRGLVPDEFTLPPALNSAALLSNSPTARSLHSLILRSGLQSHLHVSNALIDAYAKLGAVTCAHKVFDHMPHRDVVTWTSLLTGLARSGSHDSALGVYYAMLRTGVEPDEFATAAVLSSCAGSTALDLGRQVHSAAVRTGFDSFLSVANSLVSMYAKTGSIDDARTVFDAMRRRCPITWTALIVGYAQNGRGRDSLAVYEDMIRTGCRPDYVTFIGLLFACSHAGLVGAGRAHFDSMERVYRITPGPDHYACMVDLLGRSGRLEEAAELLSRMRTGPDPTVWKALLGACRVHRNVELGERAAEMVFRLDPTDAVPYVMLSNLYSRARRWDDVARIRGLLRARGAIKEPGYSWVGVGPATHVFRAGERGHERTAEIYRRVEEMMGRIREEEGYVADTDWALQDEDAAGRERGLAHHSERLAVAFGLLELPRGAPIRVYKNLRVCGDCHVAIKLVAKVYARVIVLRDANCFHHMRDGVCSCGEYW; the protein is encoded by the coding sequence ATGCGCCACCGCcccgccaccgcctcctccgACCTCGCCGCTGCATTCGACCGCGTCCGCCACATcctccgcggcggcgccgcccccgatcaccacctccacctccactccGCCCTCCCTGCCGCCCTGTCCGCCGCCTCATACTCTTCCCCCGACCCCTCCCCGTCCCCCGGCCTCCAACtccacgccctcgccctccgcGCCGGGCTCCTCTCGAGCCCCTTCGTGACCACCTCCCTCGTCGCCCTCTACGCGCGCCGCCCCGACCCCGCCGCCGCGCGCGGCGTCCTCGACTCCGCCCCCGCGCCCCGCGACCCCGCCCCCTGGAACGCCCTCCTCGCCGGGCTCTCGCGCCGCGGCCTCTTCCCCGACGCCCTCGACGCGTTCGTCGAAATGCGCCAGCGAGGCCTCGTCCCCGACGAGTTCACCCTCCCCCCCGCCCTCAACTCCGCCGCACTCCTCTCCAACTCCCCCACCGCGAGATCCCTCCACTCCCTCATCCTTAGATCCGGGCTCCAATCCCACCTACACGTGTCCAACGCTCTCATCGACGCGTACGCCAAACTGGGCGCCGTAACCTGCGCCCACAAGGTGTTCGATCATATGCCTCACCGAGACGTGGTGACGTGGACCTCTCTCCTCACGGGACTCGCCCGGTCCGGCTCCCACGACTCGGCGCTCGGGGTCTACTACGCCATGCTCCGAACCGGGGTCGAACCGGACGAGTTCGCCACCGCCGCGGTCTTAAGCTCGTGCGCCGGGTCCACCGCGCTGGACCTCGGGCGCCAGGTCCACTCCGCGGCGGTGCGAACCGGGTTCGACTCGTTCCTCTCCGTCGCCAACTCCCTGGTCTCCATGTACGCGAAGACCGGGTCCATCGACGACGCGCGAACGGTGTTCGACGCGATGCGCCGCCGCTGCCCCATCACGTGGACGGCGCTGATCGTCGGATACGCCCAGAACGGTCGAGGCCGCGACTCGCTCGCGGTCTACGAGGACATGATCCGAACCGGGTGTAGACCGGATTACGTCACGTTCATCGGCCTGCTATTCGCGTGCAGCCACGCCGGTTTGGTCGGGGCCGGTCGAGCTCACTTCGACTCGATGGAGCGGGTGTACCGGATAACCCCCGGACCGGACCACTACGCGTGCATGGTCGACCTGCTCGGCCGGTCCGGTCGGCTCGAGGAGGCCGCGGAGTTGCTGAGCCGGATGCGAACCGGACCGGATCCGACGGTGTGGAAGGCGCTGCTCGGCGCGTGTCGGGTGCACCGGAACGTCGAGCTCGGGGAACGTGCGGCTGAGATGGTGTTTCGGCTGGACCCCACCGACGCCGTACCGTACGTCATGCTGTCGAACCTGTACTCCCGGGCGCGGCGGTGGGACGACGTGGCGAGGATCCGGGGGCTGCTGAGGGCACGTGGCGCGATCAAGGAGCCCGGGTACAGCTGGGTGGGGGTGGGGCCCGCGACGCACGTGTTCCGCGCGGGGGAGCGGGGCCACGAACGGACGGCGGAGATCTACCGGAGGGTGGAGGAGATGATGGGGAGGAtaagggaggaggaggggtacGTGGCGGACACCGATTGGGCGCTGCAGGACGAGGACGCGGCGGGGAGGGAGCGGGGATTGGCGCACCACAGCGAGCGCCTCGCGGTGGCCTTCGGGCTCCTGGAGCTGCCACGTGGCGCGCCGATACGCGTGTACAAGAACCTGCGCGTGTGCGGGGACTGCCACGTGGCGATCAAGCTCGTGGCGAAGGTGTATGCGAGGGTGATTGTTTTAAGAGACGCTAATTGTTTTCATCACATGAGGGATGGGGTGTGCTCCTGTGGAGAATATTGGTAA
- the LOC109710234 gene encoding uncharacterized protein LOC109710234: MSSWSPMHAMGAYLHTLQLCKEYYNQETNTSGSNKLMEPKLMEYISALAAGNEARLIADIGSGGASPITLGLAVAAQQTGGRLICLRSDQKTLESAKKQIENFGLAGATEFAVGHPCDAVGRLRNVDFAVIDPNVLEECMEEVFLAIDMNPRGSIVVVSNVFQSRRLGGRVCSYGRVVKERGGVESVVVLPIGDGLEVTRIRRRVGDVGGNGCNNMCRRPKRAFLVHEEVQNVSCGY; encoded by the exons ATGTCTTCTTGGTCACCTATGCATGCCATGGGAGCTTACCTTCACACTCTTCAGCTG TGTAAGGAGTACTACAACCAAGAAACCAACACAAGTGGCTCAAACAAGCTCATGGAACCCAAGCTCATGGAGTACATATCAGCCCTAGCTGCAGGAAACGAAGCTCGACTAATCGCCGACATTGGATCGGGCGGCGCATCCCCGATAACCCTTGGATTGGCGGTGGCAGCGCAGCAGACAGGCGGCCGCCTCATCTGTCTGCGCAGCGACCAGAAAACCCTAGAATCAGCCAAGAAGCAGATCGAGAATTTCGGCCTCGCAGGCGCGACGGAATTCGCGGTAGGGCATCCGTGCGACGCGGTCGGGCGACTGAGGAATGTCGACTTCGCGGTGATCGACCCGAATGTACTAGAGGAGTGCATGGAGGAGGTGTTCTTGGCTATTGACATGAACCCTAGAGGGTCAATTGTGGTTGTTAGCAATGTTTTCCAAAGTAGAAGATTAGGGGGTAGGGTTTGTTCATATGGTAGGGtagtgaaagagagaggaggggttGAGTCAGTGGTAGTGTTGCCTATTGGTGATGGATTGGAGGTGACCAGAATTAGGAGAAGGGTTGGAGATGTTGGAGGAAATGGTTGTAATAACATGTGTAGGAGACCAAAGAGGGCATTTTTGGTGCATGAGGAAGTGCAAAATGTTTCATGTGGATATTAG